The Chloroflexota bacterium genome has a window encoding:
- a CDS encoding DUF521 domain-containing protein encodes MRLTNEEQTMLDGAQGRATQKAMEILTMLGRIYAAERLIPVTSVQIAGVSYANLGEAGLAFLDEMANGNGRARVLTTLNPAGMDMENWQNLGISAEFAENQVRVLDAFARMNVITTATCTPYLIGNTPHFGEHIAWAESSAVCYANSVLGARSNREGGPSALAASLTGLTPEYGYHLDADRQPTLTVNVEGLQDENTDFGALGKVLGERLERISGRRVPYLRGVESASVENLKSFCASVATYGGVALCHIQGITPEAGQLLPPDEQITITAAEIHLARESMIDAASDEIDFVSLGCPHLSIKEIARIAELLAGKTVTKEFWITTARPTKEIADRMGYTAVIEAAGAKFAADTCCVVAPIKGRFNALATDSAKACYYAYSKNKFKTALMPFDDVVQIALQD; translated from the coding sequence ATGCGACTGACAAACGAAGAACAAACCATGCTCGATGGCGCACAGGGACGCGCCACGCAAAAAGCGATGGAAATTTTGACCATGCTGGGGCGGATTTACGCCGCCGAGCGCCTGATCCCGGTAACATCGGTACAGATTGCAGGGGTCAGTTACGCTAATTTGGGCGAGGCCGGGCTGGCATTTCTCGATGAGATGGCAAATGGAAACGGGCGCGCCCGCGTGCTGACCACACTTAACCCCGCCGGGATGGATATGGAAAACTGGCAGAATTTGGGCATCAGCGCTGAATTTGCCGAAAACCAGGTGCGTGTGCTGGATGCTTTTGCTCGCATGAATGTCATTACCACGGCGACCTGCACGCCTTATCTGATTGGGAATACGCCCCATTTTGGCGAGCATATCGCTTGGGCAGAGAGCAGTGCGGTGTGCTATGCCAACTCGGTGTTAGGCGCGCGCTCCAACCGCGAAGGCGGCCCCAGCGCCCTGGCGGCATCACTCACCGGCCTGACCCCGGAATATGGCTACCACCTCGATGCAGATCGGCAGCCAACCCTGACGGTGAATGTCGAGGGCTTGCAGGATGAGAATACGGATTTCGGGGCGTTGGGAAAGGTGTTAGGCGAAAGGCTGGAGCGTATCTCCGGGCGACGCGTGCCCTATTTGCGCGGGGTCGAATCGGCCTCGGTGGAGAATCTCAAATCATTCTGCGCCAGCGTGGCGACTTATGGGGGCGTGGCCCTCTGCCATATTCAGGGGATCACCCCCGAGGCAGGTCAGCTGCTCCCGCCCGATGAGCAGATCACCATCACCGCAGCAGAAATCCACCTCGCTAGAGAATCCATGATCGATGCCGCATCCGACGAAATTGATTTTGTCAGTTTGGGTTGTCCGCATCTATCGATCAAGGAAATTGCTCGCATCGCCGAATTGCTGGCCGGGAAAACCGTGACCAAAGAGTTCTGGATTACTACCGCCCGTCCGACCAAAGAGATCGCCGACCGGATGGGCTATACGGCGGTGATCGAGGCTGCAGGCGCTAAATTTGCTGCCGATACCTGTTGCGTGGTCGCGCCGATTAAAGGGCGCTTCAACGCGCTGGCAACCGACAGCGCTAAAGCATGTTATTATGCTTATTCCAAAAACAAATTTAAAACTGCACTCATGCCTTTTGATGATGTGGTTCAGATCGCGCTGCAAGACTAG
- a CDS encoding response regulator, with protein MAVPYGPLLVVEDTLHVLDLLAVTLRFKGYPVVTAKNGEEALERIAEERPALIITDILMPRMDGFALMYALRKNPKTHQIPVIFLSATYVTPEDREFALKLGAVRFLVKPVDTAEFLLTIAEILTDGAPVLPPLMSKEEFYRGYRKRLEEKLSEKTNQIARTERLLQTLPAEQKPAFEALLTEASAQKQEIQDELDQLYKILSEENTSE; from the coding sequence ATGGCTGTTCCCTATGGTCCGCTTTTGGTAGTCGAAGACACGTTGCATGTTTTAGATTTACTGGCTGTGACTTTGCGTTTTAAAGGATATCCGGTTGTGACCGCCAAGAATGGGGAAGAAGCGCTTGAGCGCATAGCCGAAGAACGCCCGGCGTTGATTATCACCGATATTCTCATGCCGCGCATGGATGGGTTTGCCCTGATGTATGCTTTGCGGAAGAACCCAAAAACACATCAAATTCCGGTGATTTTTCTTTCGGCGACCTATGTCACGCCCGAAGATCGGGAATTTGCGCTCAAATTGGGAGCGGTGCGTTTTTTGGTAAAACCGGTGGACACCGCTGAGTTTTTGCTCACAATTGCTGAGATACTCACCGATGGCGCGCCAGTGCTGCCTCCGCTGATGAGCAAAGAAGAGTTTTATCGTGGTTATCGCAAGCGGTTGGAAGAAAAACTGAGCGAGAAAACCAATCAGATCGCGCGTACGGAGCGTTTGCTGCAAACGTTACCCGCAGAGCAAAAGCCAGCTTTTGAAGCCTTGCTCACAGAAGCCAGCGCACAAAAACAGGAAATTCAAGATGAACTGGATCAACTCTATAAAATCCTTTCTGAAGAAAACACCAGCGAATAA
- a CDS encoding inositol monophosphatase, with protein sequence MQPTLNDLIEMARMAGEIVRQGYGKQHDVQLKGEIDLVTEIDRRSEEFLLGALDERFPGQHVIAEESGLRAGVGQQRWIVDPLDGTVNYAHGIPFFSVSIAFAVGDVLTLGVVYDPMRDECFSAARGQGAWLNGTPLKVTAVPELGQSLLVTGFYYDSWRNPENNLDNFARLTLRTQGVRRLGSAALDLCYLAAGRFDGYWELRLGAWDMAAGVMIAQEAGALVTSARGEPDYFKPPYSVLAANPVLHAKILAVLQGQD encoded by the coding sequence ATGCAACCTACACTGAACGACCTGATTGAAATGGCGCGCATGGCTGGTGAAATTGTCCGCCAGGGGTATGGTAAACAACACGATGTGCAACTCAAAGGCGAGATTGATCTCGTTACTGAAATTGACCGCCGCTCAGAAGAATTCTTGCTCGGTGCGCTAGACGAGCGTTTTCCAGGGCAGCATGTGATCGCCGAAGAGAGCGGCCTGCGCGCTGGTGTGGGCCAGCAGCGTTGGATTGTGGATCCGTTGGATGGCACGGTCAATTATGCGCACGGTATTCCCTTCTTTTCGGTTTCAATTGCTTTTGCGGTGGGGGATGTACTTACCCTGGGGGTGGTTTACGACCCAATGCGGGATGAGTGTTTCAGCGCGGCGCGCGGGCAAGGAGCCTGGCTCAACGGGACTCCTTTGAAGGTGACGGCTGTCCCCGAACTGGGTCAAAGCCTCCTGGTGACGGGTTTCTACTACGATTCGTGGCGCAACCCGGAGAATAATCTCGATAATTTCGCCAGACTAACGTTGCGAACCCAAGGTGTGCGGCGTTTAGGTTCGGCAGCCCTGGATTTATGTTATCTTGCTGCGGGGCGTTTCGATGGTTATTGGGAATTGCGCCTGGGGGCCTGGGATATGGCGGCTGGGGTAATGATTGCGCAGGAAGCAGGGGCATTGGTCACCAGTGCGCGTGGCGAGCCAGATTATTTTAAACCCCCCTATTCGGTTTTGGCGGCTAATCCAGTGTTGCACGCCAAAATTCTGGCTGTATTACAGGGGCAAGATTAA